The window GAGTTTCCCTTGTGCACATGCTGCACATGTGAGATTGCGTGGGATCACTCCTTTAAACGTGTGCCCTTTTGAATTCATCATCAATTTTCGCATCATTCCTGTTCCGGGATGGCCAAGCCGGTTATGCCATAAAGTGAATAGCTCGGAGGCATTTGGCTCGATCATACTGATCCTTGCATAGTATAGACCAGTAGACATTGCGGGCATAGTCTCTAGGATCTTTTTATTGCCTTTGGTGATCGATGTTATGTTAAGGAACtctttgtttccttcttccCATGTTTCAAGATGGAAACCATTCAGTCTTATATCCTTGAAACTCAATAAGCTTCTTCTAGAGCTTGGGGAATACAAGGCGGTTTTGATCTCTAGGTGAGTGCCCTTGGGCATCAACACATAGGCTTGGCCGTGACCTTCTATCAGGCTAGCCTCACCCGCAATGGTATGTACCTTTGCACTTTGCATTGTGAGATTCATAAAGTACCTTTTGTCTCTAAGTATTGTGTGACTTGTGCCACTATCCACCACAAGTATACTCATCTCATCATtcattctataaataaaattttctaaactttagagacttcataagatctttaaaactcttattattataaatgtcattacataaaataaaaacaccaaatcaaaGACATAAAGCAATAAGACAATGTGATTCGAAAAACTAGCCCTTGAGACAATCGGATGTCTCAAAATCCATTAGGTCATCTTTGTTATCTTTGTCGGATTCATTGTCAGCATCATACCCATATCCTTTGTCATCGTGACCATTTTCTTGGATCATGTTTGCCTCCGGATTCTTGTTCTTGAGGCTCTCTTGGTAGAGGTCGCACAAGTGTTTCGGAGTTCTACAATTCTTGGCCCAATGATTGTCCATCCCGCATCTGTGGCATACAGACTTGGACGTGTAAGATGGTTTGGATATGCCACCTCGTCCGCGGCCGTAACTGCCTCGACCTCGGCCGTAATTGGAACCACGACCACGGTTATTGTGGTTTCCTTTCCGGCCGGTCGAGTAGTCGTCTCGGCCGTTCGAGTTGTCACGTCCACGCCTCTTGAATCCACCACGGCCATTGCCGTATGGTTTCTTGTTGTCTTGGGCGTAGTAGGTCTCTTTGGGATCTTTCTTTTCAACCTCATGGGCTTCGGGTAATGGTGCTGTCCCGGCCGGTCTGGCTCCACTATTCTTCATTAGGAGCTCATTGTTTGCCTCGGCCAAGAGTAGACATGAGATCAGATCAGTATATGTGGCAAAACCTTTTGTTCTATATTGCTCTTGCAACACAGAATTGGACTGATTGAAAGTC of the Brassica rapa cultivar Chiifu-401-42 chromosome A03, CAAS_Brap_v3.01, whole genome shotgun sequence genome contains:
- the LOC117132486 gene encoding uncharacterized protein LOC117132486, producing the protein MSKIANRDYAALNLSGDNYLQWALDTRISLKSKGVGDTITEDNNENEKNRYGAIGLMRHHLIEGLKDQYMTIENPLDLWKALKHRYDHQKMVLLPKARHDWMHLRFLDYKSVDEYNSALFKIVSILRLCGEEVSDMMMLEKTYTTFNQSNSVLQEQYRTKGFATYTDLISCLLLAEANNELLMKNSGARPAGTAPLPEAHEVEKKDPKETYYAQDNKKPYGNGRGGFKRRGRDNSNGRDDYSTGRKGNHNNRGRGSNYGRGRGSYGRGRGGISKPSYTSKSVCHRCGMDNHWAKNCRTPKHLCDLYQESLKNKNPEANMIQENGHDDKGYGYDADNESDKDNKDDLMDFETSDCLKG